One region of Glycine max cultivar Williams 82 chromosome 9, Glycine_max_v4.0, whole genome shotgun sequence genomic DNA includes:
- the LOC100809246 gene encoding transmembrane protein 45A: protein MGSFKGHALPGTLFLLVGVWHIWGSVVRYVCNPMAFQVRVWNPVPGFDGRLKHLELYVIAIGAFIDMCIELLYSPHLKIFVGGVLNPAHMNDFEHSGMLLMFFIFGVVALHSQKTRFLPLPEGALCLLAASAFTAEYLLFYFHSTTHKGLEGYYHTLLVFVVGLCILSSIAGALLPTSFPVDLCNGIAIALQGLWFYQTAFVLYGPMMPSGCKLRENSVMCHSIDSEVRGELLANIQLFVAVLVVLVGTVASYGFAASRYGNSEVKNLHAIQAELDQD, encoded by the exons ATGGGATCTTTCAAGGGTCATGCTTTGCCAGGGACATTGTTTCTTCTAGTTGGGGTGTGGCACATATGGGGCTCTGTGGTGAGATATGTTTGCAATCCAATGGCATTTCAAGTCAGGGTTTGGAATCCTGTGCCAGGGTTTGATGGGAGGCTCAAGCACTTGGAGCTATATGTTATTGcaattggtgctttcattgacaTGTGCATCGAGCTTTTGTATTCACCACACCTCAAGATTTTTGTTGGTGGAGTCCTTAACCCTGCTCACATGAATGACTTTGAGCACTCTGGAATGCTTCTTATGTTTTTCATCTTTGGTGTTGTTGCCCTGCATTCCCAAAAGACCAG ATTTCTTCCCTTGCCAGAAGGTGCTCTTTGTTTGCTTGCTGCCTCAGCATTCACTGCAGAGTACCTTCTTTTCTACTTCCATTCAACAACACACAAGGGCCTTGAGGGCTATTACCACACCCTCCTTGTCTTCGTGGTTGGACTCTGCATTTTATCTTCAATTGCTGGTGCCCTTTTGCCAACAAGCTTTCCAGTGGATTTATGCAATGGCATTGCTATAGCACTGCAAGGCTTATGGTTCTATCAGACTGCGTTTGTTCTCTATGGCCCTATGATGCCAAGTGGTTGTAAGCTTAGGGAAAACAGTGTCATGTGTCATTCTATTGATAGCGAGGTTCGGGGCGAATTGCTTGCTAACATTCAGCTCTTTGTTGCTGTCCTTGTGGTCCTTGTGGGAACTGTGGCATCATATGGCTTTGCTGCTTCAAGATATGGGAATTCTGAAGTTAAGAACTTGCATGCAATTCAGGCTGAATTAGATCAAGACTGA
- the LOC100305693 gene encoding Mob kinase activator-like protein — MSLFGIGRNQRTFRPKKSTPSGSKGAQLRKHIDATLGSGNLREAVKLPPGEDLNEWLAVNTVDFFNQVNLLYGTLTEFCTPENCRTMSAGPKYEYRWADGVQIKKPIEVSAPKYVEYLMDWIEAQLDDESIFPQKLGSPFPPNFKEVVKTIFKRLFRVYAHIYHSHFQKIVSLKEEAHLNTCFKHFILFTCEFGLIDKKELAPLQELIETIIPY; from the exons ATGAGCCTCTTCGGTATAGGCAG AAACCAGAGAACATTCCGCCCGAAAAAAAGTACTCCTTCTGGAAGTAAG GGAGCTCAACTTAGAAAACATATTGATGCCACGTTGGGTAGTGGAAATCTGAGGGAAGCAGTAAAGCTACCTCCTGGGGAGGATTTAAATGAGTGGCTAGCTGTCAACA CTGTTGATTTCTTCAACCAGGTGAATCTGCTTTATGGTACCCTTACAGAGTTCTGTACTCCTGAGAATTGTCGGACGATGTCCGCAGGACCCAA GTATGAATATAGATGGGCAGATGGTGTACAAATTAAGAAACCTATTGAGGTTTCTGCTCCAAAATATGTAGAATACCTAATGGACTGGATTGAAGCACAGCTTGATGATGAATCCATATTCCCACAGAAGCTTG GTTCACCATTTCCTCCCAACTTTAAGGAAGTTGTGAAGACAATATTCAAGCGGTTGTTCCGTGTATATGCTCACATATACCATTCTCACTTTCAGAAAATTGTGAGCCTCAAAGAAGAGGCGCACTTAAACACTTGCTTCAAGCATTTTATACTCTTCACCTGT GAGTTCGGGCTGATTGACAAAAAGGAGCTTGCGCCCCTTCAAGAGCTTATAGAAACCATTATCCCATATTAA